TTCcagttataagaaaaaataatcaactgaACATACAGATAAACGGAATATAATCCTTGATCCATCGGTGAAAACAAGCCGGACACCTTGCTTTGATACCACACTTCCATCCACCTATAAGATCGCATGAAGATAAGTTAAACATGGCAGTGATATTAAACTACAGATGCTTGGTGAAATTATACTAGTCAAATATGATAAACATGCAGTGTTTAACTTACAGGATCAGTGTACATAAAGTCGTCAGCAAACTGAAGGGTGTAATTTCCTATAAAGCAGATTGTAAAAACAATGCTTAGACATTGTCAAATAGAAGAATGTGATTATGAAGACGAGATCAGATGCAAACTTACCATACTTATCACCTGGTTTGCTTTTAGAGACTATATCTCTAAGATTCTGGATCATTTTGTTGGCACCTTCAGATTCACAttcctgaaaaataatttacacaAATTAAAGAATTGTACCCAGTGCCCACCTCCACCGAGACAAGGGAAGTTTAGCCCATAGCTAAATCCAAAGCATCAACTATATTATCATCTACAAAAAACAATTCTGATGTTTACTTCATAGTCATATCTAGAAAAGAAATTTCTTCCAAAGGTTGCCCAATGCTCTTTCACAACATCAGCAACAGATACTAACTTCTCCCCTGGTTGCTTGTCTTTGTTTCTGTAAGCAATAATTGACAGCCAAGCTAAAACAGCCCTGCAATTGGATAGATTTGTTATTCTATATGGGATTTGGCAGCCTTTCATAACAGAAGTGAGATGTGTTAAACCGAGCCAAAAAATTCCTAAAAAGGGAGACTCTTGGAAACCAAACATTTGCATTGAAAATGTGAACATGATTCAGTGCAATAGAACTTTATGGAACAGATGCGACACTGAATCAGGTTCACCAAACATTCACAAAATACTTGGGTCATAAAATCAATCTGATGAGGTTTTGCAATAATCACAACAATAGACAGCAAATCCAAACAATATACTTGTGTTGGAAAAATTGAAACATGCAATGAGACAAATATTGTGTTTTGATTATGTCAATACATATCAATTTCAAGTAAGACATTCCTATGACAAAGATAATGTTAAACGactattaaaattctaattcaGCTCTAAAGTTGCGAACCACTTGAATTAGATTGTAGTTCCATCAGCAAAACAGCCAATCTATTCCTTCCATCAGACCCTCAACTCTTTCACAAGGAATAAGGAAGGACAATTATATGGCAGACCTTCTACCCCTACCAATTGGACCACTACATGGCTATTTTTTGTTATCACTAATAGGCAGGTAAGAGCCTTAATTCTGGTACATGTGGGAGGTTCATTGGATGCATCTCAGATAGTTACCATATGCCATCCTTCTCACGAATGTGATCAGAACCAGTTCCGAAACTTTCTTCACCACAAATTGACAGTTTTCCAGCATCCATAAGATTCCCAAAAAATTTCCAACCAGTAGGGACCTTAACACAAGAAAAAAGATAGTCAGAAGACAAGCATCTCTGTCAACCCAAACCCTATTCTACCTTCTATCTTTTCCCCCTTTAATGAAACTAAGAATTTTGTCAAAGATTTTCCTAACCTCAAAAAATGGAAGATTCAATTTTTCAGCCACACGGTCTAGAGCACCACTTGTCGGCATGGAACGAGCTAAACCCTGAAGATTGGAAAGAAGACATTTATTTTTCGTTTCTTTAGACATCAAGAGGTTGAGGAAAATCTGCAGAATTTTCTACCTTAGGGCCACTCATAAAGTATGGAATGGCTTCCTGTGCATTGGCAGCAATGATAGCAACCGAATCTGAAGGAGTGACAAAAAACCCTCTACCTAGGATCATGTTTCTGTCCCCATCTCCTGATAATGGTAAGAGAAGTTAATTGTAAAAAAGAGATGCTAATGACATCATGATTAATCATCATACGAAGCTAAAAGTAGAACCAAATGATTCAATAAGAAACACCAATTACTCATTCAACTGATACAAGCAATGCACTACATAGTGTTTTAGAAAGACATCTGGCAGCCTAAATTTTCATTTCACCTTTTTCAATCTATCTGCCCCCTGCTCTTGTCAAACACTCTTACAAAGTTCATGCCCTGGAATTATTGATCATGGTATTCCTATTCATTCTAAGGATTTAAAGTGCTTTAACATAAATCTTCTTTTGCTCTAGCATATAGCAGCAAAATAAGCAAACCAAATATTGGTTGGTCGTATCAACCTAgcttattttaatcaaaatccATCCTACAGTGAACTAAAGTGCAGATCAAACCTTGATTTAAATTCAACTATCCTTATCAAGGTTGGCCTTCGCAGGTTTTATGTTTCCCAAGCTTGGCAGAAATGCTATATGAGATGGTTTGCCACCCAAATCACTTCATTCAAGATTTGCACCAGCCCTTCCAAAACTATACGAAATTTCTTCCTTCCTATTTGACTGGTTTTTCCAGGGATACAGCAGTGAAAACTgctgaaacaacaacaaatttgAGACTCAAAACGATCTTGTTGTGAATGGTATCATTGTGTTAAACAATGTAACTTGAGGGTTGATTTCAAATTGGCTCATCTATATCAGTGAAAAAGTGTGAAAACAACAAATGCACACAATATACATAATCCAGATCTGAACATATGTTGCAGATTGATTAAATAGAGTGACTTCACTATTGGTAACAACATTTACTGACAAAGTGTTCCTGATATGTAAGCATAACAGACCAAGCTTAGAGTAATTCAGTtggactaattaattaaaatgacacTTGTGGCTCTGTAATTGGGTGTTTCTCCAAAATGATCCAAATTCAATTTCAGTTTATGCTATTCGCTATTCATCTTTGAATTAAAAACTTAGTTATATCTTCCATTAATGTTTGAGACTAAATTCAATTTATAGATCTTGATAGTTCAAATACTCATTATTTACATGGTCAGTACTTCTAGCCTGATAAAAGGGTAAAGTTTATTTGTCGGTAAAACCACCAAGCTCGTCATTCCATATCTTGtcaatcaataaaaactatGGCCACAAATATCTTGtcaatcaataaaaactatGGCCACAACCTAAAGTCCATTGCAATTGAAACTTTATTTAGTCCATGCCATAAAGTGGAACGCCAAACTTTCAGTGCAAAATTCAGCTCCAAACCTAAAGGGAATCACTCAATGCAGCCTAACCTGCCAATGAATCCATGCATACATTCAAGGAATTAATACCACATCAAACACTTGAAAAATGAGGGGAGATATGTTTCTTCAAAAGTCATGTGACATACCATCACTTGCAGCTCCAAAATCTGGTCCATTCTCACCATACATGATGTTGACCAAATCCTTGGCATATCTGTTTGAGTAAAAGATACAGTTGAATTGCTATCAAATAATTGCAATTCACTATATGATCTAGAAGTTATTAGCCATCTTACGTAAGATTAGGATCTGGATGGCCATGACCAAAATCCTCCAGAGGTACCCCATTTGAAATTGAATCCTACATGCCGAACTAACATCTGTTACAGGAATTATACTATAGTTGAAAACGATTTTCAAAATGTGTCATCCAGAAAATACCAGACTGGCCCCAAGCTTGTCCACAAAGATGGGTTTTGCGTAAGCACCAGTAACAGCATGCATGGCATCGAatataaacctgaaacacaAAACAATTGGACATGCTTttgtacatgaaaaataaatgatgtaAAGTATATATGATTAAGATGGAAAACACAATATTCAAGCTATGAACTTTTCATATtaggaggaaaagaaaaatgatatctGTGAAAACAGCCACAGAGATAGTGGTCTGGGGATCAGGCTTTTACATAGATGACTGCAAACAGTTCAGGGGAATCTTTGTTGAGCCAAGTTGAGATAAGATATGGATTTCAATGCAGATTAATCCATCCATAGGTCAACACTTGGAGGAATATCAATAGCATAAGATAGCCAAAGGGAATAGAGAATCTTCTCCATTTATCATATGCATGAACAAACATGTACAAAACTATTAATTTCACTTGGCAGAGAACCAATGTACCTGAAATCTGACCGTGAAAGGAGACTTTTGATGAGCTCAAGATCAAATACATTCTGCAAAATAATCCATACAATTACTGACACAACCCAAACGAATGGTCACCCAAATGTGCACAATTTGTTTCTAACCTCCATTAGCTCCAAATAATCCGAAACTGGGTCTACTACTTCAACACTGAAGTTTCCATATTCTGTGACTCCGAGGCTAGAAAGGTCGACATCAGGAATGTCCGCCATCTTAATCTCAGATATCTGCAAAGCATTTACAAAATTTCAGATTCATGCAGGAACTACCAAATTATAGAAGCTAAACAATCAAGCAAGgaattctccaaaaaaaaaaatcaagcaagccATTCAAATAATTGTGGAGGTTAGATGATGTCAAGTTGCAACCCAAAATCTTCACTTACAGAGATTATAAGTATATTGCATTTTTTAGCAAACAAGAAAAGATGGATATTAACCCACATAAGaagtgaataatagatgaataagaaaaatatgtaaaaatgcTTATAAAGTAACTAGCCTACACCAGCCAACCTACTGCCTTGCTTGTGCTTTCAGTTTTATGTAGCTTAACTGACCTAGAGAAGAAATCACAAAAGCTTCACAAAGGTTGAGCCTTGGTACAGGTTTATAGCTttaaaaatttggattttttactCACGCGAAGAAAAAACCACTCACAAGTGGTAGCGCTCAGAATTGCCAATGTCAGTGTCTACTttaggaagaaaataaatattttatctatagCATTTACTCTTCACACAGAATCATATAGTACAGCAGAGAACATTCTTAACAATTGCATAAGAAACTAGTTTACAAGGGTACAAATATGCAAAGATTACAGTCTAACTCTTCAAAGAGGACATGAAAACTAGAAGAACATGACCATGCTGAAGAAAGAAGAATGACAGAACAAAAAGAATTGCaagtaaacaaacaaaaactttttttcataCATAAACAGCCAGATACTTACAGAAAGGGTGTTTCCATATATCTTGTCAGTGATGGATTCAGGTGCAGGTTGCCCACTGTTGTAATTAAACTGGtaaatgcaaagaaaaaataaaagaattcacATCAACTGGCTTACTTGAAGGTAACTCAACAGTGTCGGTTGATTCAACTACCCACTAATTTGTGATgggaaaaaatatcttttaaccAGGTACTAAATTGCAAACCAGAACATTTCAGGATGGTTTAAATCATCAACAGGTATGataaatgcaaaaagaaaaagaactggCAACTGCCAGTAGTATGATAGCAAACTGCAGTATGCATATCAGGCTTATCAGCCCATCATGCTTCATGTTTTTATACAGCTTATAAAAAGGGTAGGACCCGGGTTTAGAGTTGACTATTGAGATGAAACTGTAGTTAAACAGGAGTTTGAGGTGAGCGTTAACAATTCACCTTGATACCCCAATCATATTCAGGCCCTCCAGGATTATGACTTGCACTCATTATAAATCCACCGTTGGCCTGCAGAAATATTTGTTTGGTTAAGCAGGAAAGGGGGCAGTTTATTAAAGATTTGAAATTAGTTGCTGAATCTTGCTCGAAGTATAGATGAGAAGTATGTCCTTGCCTTCCTCTTTCGGATCACAGCAGAAACAGCTGGCGTGGACATAATACCTTCCCTGGAATGGTGGAACATTAGCACCATAAAACAGACCCAAATTgcataaaaatgattttggcATTCAAGATTCCAAAAGGTATCACACATAAATAACTTAAGATGGAAAAATATGCAATTCTTTAAAGTTTTCCAAAATGATTCTCAAGCACGTCTGATAAAAGAGAGACTTCTGAGGAGAAAATGAAGTTagcaaacttaaaaattaattttatagatgtcCAAACCTTACTTTTGACAATTAAAACTGCCCAAATGACTGCCAACGTTTCTCAATTAAACTTCCTGGGTTTTTGGagttaaattaacttaaaaaaccaatttctaatcaactcaatgtttgGTTCTATCAGTCAAAAGCAGCTATCACAGTTCACAAGAAATGGCCTCAAACAATTAGTCTTAGCATTCAGCACTCATCTATTACATCGATCTTCCTTTGCACATTAGCATTTCCTCCATATGACAACCAAAGGATCAATCACTGTACTTACTTGCCGACA
The sequence above is drawn from the Populus alba chromosome 15, ASM523922v2, whole genome shotgun sequence genome and encodes:
- the LOC118056384 gene encoding phosphoglucomutase, chloroplastic isoform X1, with translation MASCCCLRLENVIFSSTFRKLRQTSANGSALHSSPISSLSLLSSSSALFSPILKTSHSLSSSLSVKASSSTAIAEPEGIKINSVPTKPIEGQKTGTSGLRKKVKVFTEENYLANWIQALFNSLPPEDYKNGVLVLGGDGRYFNREASQIIIKIAAGNGVGKILVGKEGIMSTPAVSAVIRKRKANGGFIMSASHNPGGPEYDWGIKFNYNSGQPAPESITDKIYGNTLSISEIKMADIPDVDLSSLGVTEYGNFSVEVVDPVSDYLELMENVFDLELIKSLLSRSDFRFIFDAMHAVTGAYAKPIFVDKLGASLDSISNGVPLEDFGHGHPDPNLTYAKDLVNIMYGENGPDFGAASDGDGDRNMILGRGFFVTPSDSVAIIAANAQEAIPYFMSGPKGLARSMPTSGALDRVAEKLNLPFFEVPTGWKFFGNLMDAGKLSICGEESFGTGSDHIREKDGIWAVLAWLSIIAYRNKDKQPGEKLVSVADVVKEHWATFGRNFFSRYDYEECESEGANKMIQNLRDIVSKSKPGDKYGNYTLQFADDFMYTDPVDGSVVSKQGVRLVFTDGSRIIFRLSGTGSAGATVRIYIEQYEPDVSKHEMDAQVALKPLIDLALSVSKLKDFTGRDKPTVIT
- the LOC118056384 gene encoding phosphoglucomutase, chloroplastic isoform X2, which gives rise to MASCCCLRLENVIFSSTFRKLRQTSANGSALHSSPISSLSLLSSSSALFSPILKTSHSLSSSLSVKASSSTAIAEPEGIKINSVPTKPIEGQKTGTSGLRKKALFNSLPPEDYKNGVLVLGGDGRYFNREASQIIIKIAAGNGVGKILVGKEGIMSTPAVSAVIRKRKANGGFIMSASHNPGGPEYDWGIKFNYNSGQPAPESITDKIYGNTLSISEIKMADIPDVDLSSLGVTEYGNFSVEVVDPVSDYLELMENVFDLELIKSLLSRSDFRFIFDAMHAVTGAYAKPIFVDKLGASLDSISNGVPLEDFGHGHPDPNLTYAKDLVNIMYGENGPDFGAASDGDGDRNMILGRGFFVTPSDSVAIIAANAQEAIPYFMSGPKGLARSMPTSGALDRVAEKLNLPFFEVPTGWKFFGNLMDAGKLSICGEESFGTGSDHIREKDGIWAVLAWLSIIAYRNKDKQPGEKLVSVADVVKEHWATFGRNFFSRYDYEECESEGANKMIQNLRDIVSKSKPGDKYGNYTLQFADDFMYTDPVDGSVVSKQGVRLVFTDGSRIIFRLSGTGSAGATVRIYIEQYEPDVSKHEMDAQVALKPLIDLALSVSKLKDFTGRDKPTVIT